The Lycium barbarum isolate Lr01 chromosome 12, ASM1917538v2, whole genome shotgun sequence genome includes a region encoding these proteins:
- the LOC132624276 gene encoding GTP-binding protein YPTM2-like, whose protein sequence is MSFLYYRGAHRIIVVYDVTDQESFNNVKQWLSEIDRYASDNVNKLLVGNKCDLTAQKVVSTETAQAFADEIGIPFMETSAKSATNVEQAFMAMAASIKNRMASQPARAVAVHLERTKLCCLDDDSDVELW, encoded by the exons atgag CTTCTTGTACTATCGCGGTGCACACAGAATAATTGTGGTTTATGATGTAACCGACCAAGAGAGCTTCAACAATGTCAAGCAATGGTTGAGTGAAATAGACCGATATGCAAGTGATAATGTGAACAAACTTCTTGTTGGAAATAAGTGTGATCTCACAGCACAGAAGGTAGTTTCCACAGAGACAGCTCAGGCTTTTGCTGATGAAATTGGCATACCTTTCATGGAAACAAGTGCAAAAAGTGCCACTAATGTAGAACAGGCTTTCATGGCTATGGCTGCTTCAATCAAGAACAGAATGGCAAGCCAACCGGCAAGAGCGGTTGCTGTTCATCTTGAAAGGACGAAGCTCTGTTGCCTTGATGATGATTCTGATGTGGAGTTGTGGTGA